In a single window of the Thermus amyloliquefaciens genome:
- a CDS encoding 2-oxoglutarate dehydrogenase E1 component — MELTLESQGYLEALYRAYLEDPFSLPEEWRRYFSALTLETSRREPLEDGRRATPAPLAEAVDLAFLLKVERLLQAYRELGHLAARIDPLGRERPRPKELSLEAHGLTPKDLEKPLPPLFGAPTLGALLEGLERTYLGPVGFEVAHVEPEERAWLLSRIEAPWERPPKEVRRRMLEHLMQASLFEAFLQRKYLGAKTFSLEGLESLVPLLLLAVEEAARLGVREVVLGMAHRGRLNVLANVVGKPFERIFREFEEIFPEGYSGDVKYHLGFSNDLATPHGQVHVSLNFNPSHLEFVNPVTLGRLRAKQDRFGDRERKRGLALLVHGDSAFIGEGIVQETLNLSRLPGYRVGGTLHVVANNQLGFTTNPEEYTSCRYPTDIAKMVGAPVFHVNAEALDELWFVLRLALAYRQRYGKDVVIDLVGYRRRGHNETDEPTFTQAPMYALIAKRPEPWKVYGERLLAEGVVAEGEVKAWEEAYLARLESEFARVKAEPGPVVPHGLSGLWQGYVGGPDASVPEVDTGVPREVLKGLLLRLSTVPEGFVVHPKLKRFLEARREMAEEARPLDWAAAEALAFASLAVEGHRVRLTGQDALRGTFTQRHAALYDYQTGRPYLPLQHLAEGQAEVEIHNSPLSEAGVLGFEYGYSLDYPEGLILWEAQFGDFVNVAQVYIDQFLASAEAKWNRLSGLVLLLPHGLEGQGPEHSSARLERFLQLGAQDNLQVAYPTTPAQFFHLLRRQVKRKIRKPLVVMTPKSLLRHPEVVSPLEELAQGRFQKVIPERVKGARKVLLTSGKVYYDLLQKRRELGAEDVAILRLELLYPFPEADLKEALSPYPKKTPVVYVQEEPVNQGAWWYLSARFCGEIYGHPFRVVARPESPSPAVGSSKVHKEEQGKLLEEAFK, encoded by the coding sequence ATGGAGCTCACGCTGGAAAGCCAAGGCTACCTGGAGGCCCTCTACCGGGCCTATCTGGAGGATCCCTTCTCCTTGCCGGAAGAGTGGCGCCGCTACTTTTCCGCCCTCACCCTGGAGACTTCCCGACGAGAGCCCCTCGAGGACGGCCGAAGAGCCACCCCCGCTCCCCTGGCGGAGGCGGTGGACCTCGCCTTCCTGCTCAAGGTGGAGCGCTTGCTCCAGGCCTACCGGGAGCTGGGCCACCTGGCGGCCCGGATCGACCCCTTGGGAAGGGAACGGCCCAGGCCCAAGGAGCTTTCCCTGGAGGCCCACGGCCTCACCCCCAAGGACCTGGAGAAGCCCCTGCCCCCCCTCTTCGGGGCCCCCACCCTGGGTGCCCTCCTGGAGGGGTTGGAGCGGACCTACCTGGGCCCCGTGGGCTTTGAGGTGGCCCACGTGGAGCCCGAGGAGCGCGCCTGGCTTCTTTCCCGCATAGAAGCCCCTTGGGAAAGGCCCCCCAAGGAGGTGCGCCGCCGCATGCTGGAGCACCTCATGCAGGCGAGCCTCTTTGAGGCCTTCCTGCAGCGGAAGTACCTGGGGGCCAAGACCTTCAGCCTCGAGGGCCTGGAGAGCCTGGTCCCCCTTCTCCTCTTGGCGGTGGAGGAGGCCGCCCGGCTGGGGGTGAGGGAGGTGGTTTTGGGCATGGCCCACCGCGGGCGGCTCAACGTCCTGGCCAACGTGGTGGGCAAGCCCTTTGAGCGCATCTTCCGCGAGTTTGAGGAGATCTTCCCCGAGGGGTACTCCGGGGACGTGAAGTACCACCTGGGCTTTTCCAACGACCTGGCCACCCCCCACGGCCAGGTGCACGTCTCCCTCAACTTCAACCCCAGCCACCTGGAGTTCGTGAACCCCGTGACCCTGGGGAGGCTTCGCGCCAAGCAGGACCGCTTCGGGGACCGGGAGCGGAAGAGGGGCCTGGCCCTTTTGGTCCACGGGGACTCGGCCTTCATCGGCGAGGGGATCGTGCAGGAGACCCTCAACCTCTCCCGCCTTCCCGGCTACCGGGTGGGGGGAACCCTCCACGTGGTGGCCAACAACCAGCTGGGCTTCACCACCAACCCGGAGGAGTACACCTCCTGCCGCTACCCCACGGACATCGCCAAGATGGTGGGGGCCCCCGTCTTCCACGTGAACGCCGAGGCGTTGGACGAGCTTTGGTTCGTCCTGCGCCTGGCCCTGGCGTACCGCCAGCGCTACGGCAAGGACGTGGTGATTGACCTGGTGGGCTACCGCCGCCGGGGGCACAACGAGACGGACGAGCCCACCTTCACCCAGGCCCCCATGTACGCCCTCATCGCCAAGCGCCCCGAGCCCTGGAAGGTGTATGGGGAGAGGCTTCTTGCCGAGGGGGTGGTGGCGGAGGGGGAGGTGAAGGCCTGGGAGGAGGCCTATTTGGCCAGGCTGGAAAGCGAGTTTGCCCGGGTCAAGGCGGAGCCGGGCCCCGTGGTGCCCCACGGGCTTTCCGGCCTCTGGCAGGGGTATGTGGGGGGGCCCGATGCCTCGGTGCCCGAGGTGGACACCGGGGTGCCCCGGGAGGTGCTAAAGGGGCTTCTCCTTCGCTTGAGCACCGTGCCCGAGGGCTTCGTGGTGCACCCCAAGCTGAAGCGCTTCCTGGAGGCCAGGAGGGAGATGGCCGAGGAAGCCCGCCCCCTGGACTGGGCCGCCGCCGAGGCCTTGGCCTTTGCCTCCTTGGCGGTGGAGGGGCATCGGGTGCGCCTCACGGGCCAAGACGCCCTAAGGGGCACCTTCACCCAGCGCCACGCCGCCCTCTACGACTACCAGACGGGGAGGCCCTACCTCCCCCTGCAGCACCTGGCGGAGGGGCAGGCGGAGGTGGAGATCCACAACTCCCCCCTCTCCGAGGCCGGGGTCCTGGGCTTTGAGTACGGCTACAGCCTGGACTACCCCGAGGGGCTCATCCTCTGGGAGGCCCAGTTCGGGGACTTCGTCAACGTGGCCCAGGTCTACATCGACCAGTTCCTGGCCAGCGCCGAGGCCAAGTGGAACCGGCTTTCCGGCCTGGTCCTCCTCCTGCCCCACGGCCTCGAGGGCCAGGGGCCCGAGCACTCCTCGGCGAGGCTGGAGCGCTTCTTGCAGCTTGGGGCCCAGGACAACCTGCAGGTGGCCTACCCCACCACCCCCGCCCAGTTCTTCCACCTCCTGCGCCGCCAGGTGAAGCGCAAAATCCGCAAGCCCCTCGTGGTCATGACCCCCAAGAGCCTCCTCCGCCACCCGGAGGTGGTCTCCCCCCTGGAGGAGCTCGCCCAGGGGCGCTTCCAGAAGGTGATCCCCGAGCGGGTGAAGGGGGCCCGGAAGGTCCTCCTCACCTCGGGCAAGGTCTACTACGACCTCCTGCAGAAGCGCCGGGAGCTGGGGGCGGAGGATGTGGCCATCCTAAGGCTGGAACTCCTCTACCCCTTCCCCGAGGCGGACCTGAAGGAGGCCCTGAGCCCCTACCCCAAGAAGACCCCCGTGGTCTACGTCC